In Cervus elaphus chromosome 5, mCerEla1.1, whole genome shotgun sequence, the following proteins share a genomic window:
- the GPR142 gene encoding probable G-protein coupled receptor 142 yields the protein MGDLRYLSACSSSGREWPPPGAGSWWPGDLSLPLAPSVAGVPDTLPGDLSAYCATHGTWPKPVDSWRHAVPDLATREQQGFCEFRGWHVLISGSVLLEESSGKQLRGSCRHPRKKPHGDPGPRSMQLAGGETAGQLQVTLLPTPNGSGLSQEFEGRWPESPAMSPCVAGVIPVIYYSVLLGLGLPVNLLTTVALARLAARTRKPSYYYLLALTASDIVTQVVIVFVGFLLQGAVLARQVPQAVVRTANVLEFAANHASVWIAVLLTVDRYSALCHPLRHRATSSPGRARRAVAAVLGAALLTGIPFYWWLEVWRDADPPSTLDEVLKWAHCLIVYFIPCGVFLVANLAIVRRLQRRGRSGPRPQVGKSTAILLGVTTLFALLWAPRTFVMLYHLYVAPVYHDWRVHLALDVANMVAMLNTAVNFGLYCFVSKTFRATVREVFRDAHLPWPLGSQSTGMVAEPMLKPPGRPRGAGL from the exons ATGGGGGACTTGCGCTACCTGAGCGCCTGCTCTTCCAGTGGGAGGGAGTGGCCA CCTCCTGGTGCCGGGAGTTGGTGGCCTGGGGACTTATCTCTGCCACTTGCACCCTCTGTTGCTGGAGTCCCGGACACTCTGCCTGGGGACCTGAGTGCCTACTGTGCCACCCACGGGACCTGGCCAAAGCCAGTGGACTCTTGGAGGCATGCAGTGCCGGACCTGGCCACCAGGGAGCAGCAAGGCTTCTGTGAGTTCCGCGGCTGG CACGTACTGATCTCAGGCTCAGTGCTGCTGGAAGAATCGTCAGGCAAACAACTAAGAGGGAGCTGCAGGCACCCCCGGAAAAAGCCACACGGTGACCCAGGACCCAGGAGCATGCAGCTGGCAGGAGGAGAGACAG CTGGCCAGCTACAGGTGACCCTGCTGCCCACACCCAACGGCAGTGGGCTGAGCCAGGAGTTTGAAGGCCGTTGGCCCGAGAGCCCCGCGATGTCCCCATGTGTGGCTGGGGTCATCCCTGTCATCTACTACAGCGTCCTCCtgggcctggggctgcctg TCAATCTCCTGACCACAGTGGCCCTGGCCCGCCTCGCCGCCAGGACCCGGAAGCCCTCCTACTACTACCTTCTGGCGCTCACGGCCTCGGACATCGTCACGCAGGTGGTCATCGTGTTCGTGGGCTTCCTGCTGCAGGGAGCCGTGCTAGCCCGCCAGGTCCCCCAGGCCGTGGTACGCACAGCTAACGTCCTGGAGTTCGCTGCCAACCACGCCTCGGTCTGGATCGCCGTGCTGCTCACGGTGGACAGGTACAGCGCCCTGTGCCACCCCCTGCGCCACCGGGCCACCTCGTCCCCAGGCCGGGCCCGCCGGGCCGTCGCCGCTGTCCTTGGAGCTGCCCTGCTCACTGGCATCCCCTTCTACTGGTGGCTGGAAGTGTGGAGGGATGCGGACCCGCCCAGCACGCTGGACGAGGTGCTCAAGTGGGCTCACTGCCTCATTGTCTATTTCATCCCCTGTGGCGTTTTCCTGGTGGCCAACCTGGCCATCGTCCGCCGGCTGCAGCGGAGGGGCCGGAGCGGGCCGCGGCCCCAGGTGGGCAAGAGCACCGCCATCCTCCTGGGCGTGACCACGCTCTTCGCCCTCCTCTGGGCACCCCGCACCTTCGTCATGCTCTATCACCTGTATGTGGCCCCCGTCTATCACGACTGGAGGGTCCACCTGGCCCTGGACGTGGCCAACATGGTGGCCATGCTCAACACTGCCGTCAACTTCGGCCTCTACTGTTTCGTCAGCAAGACGTTCCGGGCCACTGTCCGAGAGGTCTTCCGGGACGCCCACCTGCCCTGGCCCCTGGGGTCACAGTCGACGGGCATGGTGGCAGAGCCTATGCTGAAGCCTCCGGGACGCCCCAGGGGGGCAGGGTTGTAA
- the BTBD17 gene encoding BTB/POZ domain-containing protein 17: MRRLGSAKPRSWASFWAMLTLVGMVTRAAQKADVGGESAGTSINHSQMLLQRLQELLRQGNASDVVLRVQAAGTDEVRVFHAHRLLLGLHSEQFRELLSNQSEVVLQEPRDCAAVFDKFIRYLYCGELTVLLAQAIPLHQLATKYRVASLQRGVADYMRAHLAGGAGPAVGWYHYAVSTGDEALRQSCLQFLAWNLSAVAGSAEWGAVSPELLAQLLPRSDLVLQDELELFQALEAWLGRARPPPAVAERALRAIRYPMIPPAQLFQLQARSAALARHGPAVADLLLQAYQFHAASPLHYAKFFDVNGSAFLPRNYLAPAWGAPWVINNPARDDRSTSFQTQLGPSGHDSGRRVTWNVLFSPRWLPVSLRPVYADAAGTALPLARPEDGRPRLVVTPASSGGDAAGVSFQKTVLVGARHHGRLLVRHAYSFHQSSEEAGDFLAHADLQRRNSEYLVENALHLHLIVKPVYHTLIRTPK, encoded by the exons ATGCGCAGGCTGGGCTCTGCCAAGCCCAGGTCCTGGGCCAGCTTCTGGGCCATGCTGACCTTGGTGGGGATGGTCACTCGTGCAG CCCAGAAAGCTGATGTCGGCGGGGAGTCAGCGGGCACCTCCATCAACCACTCCCAGATGCTGCTCCAGCGCCTGCAGGAACTGCTGCGGCAGGGCAACGCCAGCGATGTGGTGCTGCGGGTGCAGGCTGCGGGCACCGACGAGGTCCGAGTTTTCCACGCCCACCGCCTGCTGCTGGGACTGCACAGTGAGCAGTTCCGGGAGCTGCTGAGCAACCAGAGCGAGGTGGTGCTGCAGGAGCCCCGGGACTGTGCTGCCGTCTTCGACAAGTTTATCAG GTACCTCTACTGCGGCGAGCTGACCGTGCTGCTGGCGCAGGCCATCCCCCTGCACCAGCTGGCCACCAAGTACCGCGTGGCCTCCTTGCAGCGGGGCGTGGCCGACTACATGCGCGCGCACCTGGCGGGCGGCGCGGGCCCGGCGGTGGGCTGGTACCACTACGCGGTGAGCACCGGAGACGAGGCCCTGCGCCAGAGCTGCCTGCAGTTCCTGGCCTGGAACCTGTCGGCCGTGGCGGGGAGTGCCGAGTGGGGCGCCGTGAGCCCTGAGCTGCTGGCGCAGCTGCTGCCGCGCTCGGACCTCGTGCTGCAGGACGAGCTGGAGCTGTTCCAGGCGCTGGAGGCGTGGCTGGGCCGCGCGCGGCCGCCGCCGGCCGTGGCCGAGCGCGCGCTGCGCGCCATCCGCTACCCCATGATCCCTCCGGCGCAGCTGTTCCAGCTGCAGGCGCGCTCGGCCGCCCTGGCGCGCCACGGCCCGGCGGTGGCCGACCTGCTGCTGCAGGCCTACCAGTTCCACGCCGCCTCGCCGCTGCACTACGCCAAGTTCTTCGACGTCAACGGCAGCGCCTTCCTGCCCCGCAACTACCTCGCGCCCGCCTGGGGCGCCCCGTGGGTCATCAACAACCCGGCCCGCGACGACCGCAGTACCAGCTTCCAGACGCAGCTGGGCCCGAGCGGCCACGACTCGGGCCGCCGGGTCACCTGGAACGTGCTTTTCTCGCCGCGCTGGCTGCCGGTCAGCCTGCGGCCCGTCTACGCGGACGCCGCGGGCACCGCGCTGCCCCTCGCACGCCCCGAGGACGGACGGCCGCGGCTGGTGGTCACGCCGGCCAGCAGCGGCGGCGACGCGGCAGGCGTGAGCTTCCAGAAAACCGTGCTGGTGGGGGCGCGCCACCACGGCCGCCTGCTGGTCCGCCACGCCTACAGCTTCCACCAGAGCAGCGAGGAGGCCGGCGACTTCCTGGCGCACGCCGACCTGCAGCGGCGCAACTCCGAGTACCTGGTGGAGAACGCCCTGCATCTCCACCTCATTGTCAAGCCCGTCTATCACACCCTCATCCGGACCCCCAAGTAG